In Erigeron canadensis isolate Cc75 chromosome 7, C_canadensis_v1, whole genome shotgun sequence, one DNA window encodes the following:
- the LOC122609021 gene encoding uncharacterized protein LOC122609021, translating into MAALARPTGTLPSNTQQNPRPQFSQGHKYTPLLVRNEQAKAIATRTGRSYDPPPMPNVVVSDVQDKGSDDVYVDEEIDMEEDPTVKTPVTPPKLVVAPEGMPNYAKFIKELVTDKGKFDEAKATFLYAECFAMLQNRIPPKLEDPGSLLITCSIRTLTSKVLADLGASINLMPYSVYIKLVLGVLRPTRMSIRLADHSFQYPIGIAENMTT; encoded by the exons ATGGCAGCTCTTGCTAGACCCACGGGGACTCTCCCTAGCAACACACAGCAGAATCCTAGACCTCAGTTCAGTCAGGGACATAAATACACTCCCCTTCTAGTCCGTAATGAGCAAGCCAAAGCCATCGCCACTCGCACTGGTAGGTCTTATGACCCACCTCCTATGCCTAATGTtgttgtttcagatgtgcaggataaAGGAAGCGATGAtgtttatgttgatgaagagatcgatATGGAGGAAGATCCGACCGTGAAGACTCCAGTCACTCCTCCAAAATTGGTTGTGGCGCCAGAG GGGATGCCCAATTATGCCAAGTTCATTAAGGAGCTTGTGACAGACAAAGGGAAGTTTGATGAGGCAAAGGCTACTTTTCTTTATGCCGAGTGTTTTGCTATGTTGCAGAACCGCATTCCACCAAAGCTTGAAGACCCAGGGAGTTTACTTATCACTTGCTCTATTAGAACTCTTACTTCGAAAGTCCTAGCTGATTTAGGGGCTAGCatcaatttgatgccttactcaGTTTATATCAAGTTGGTTTTAGGAGTCCTTCGTCCTACTCGCATGAGCATTAGACTTGCTGACCATTcatttcagtatcccattgggattgctgagaACATGACTACCTGA